In Kutzneria kofuensis, the DNA window TGGTCAACGAGGAGTGGGACGACACCCCCGAGGGGTTCGGCCGGATCGCGGCCACCACCGCCCGCCAGGTCATCCTGCAGCGGCTGCGGGACGCCGAGCACGAGCGCACCTTCGGTGAGTTCGCCGCCAAGGAGGGCGAGATCATCGCCGGCGTCGTGCAGCGCGACGCCCGGGCCAACTCCCGCGGCATGGTCGTGGTCCAGGTGGGTGACACCGAGGGCGTGCTGCCGCCGGCCGAGCAGGTGCCGGGCGAGCGCTACGAGCACGGCGAGCGGATCAAGTGCTACGTGGTCGGCGTGTCCCGCGGCGCCCGCGGCCCGCAGATCACGCTCTCCCGCACGCACCCCAACCTGGTGCGCCGGCTGTTCGCGCTGGAGGTGCCGGAGATCGCCGACGGCACCGTCGAGATCCCGGCGGTGGCACGTGAGGCAGGTCACCGTTCCAAGATCGCGGTACGGTCCACGGTGGCCGGCGTGAACGCCAAGGGCGCCTGCATCGGCCCGATGGGCGCGCGCGTCCGCAACGTGATGAGCGAGCTGGCCGGCGAGAAGATCGACATCATCGACTTCTCCGAGGACTCGGCCACCTTCGTCGGGAATGCCCTGTCCCCGGCCAAGGTTGTCTCCGTCCGGGTGCTCGACGAGCGGGCCAAGACCGCGCGCGTCGTGGTGCCGGACTTCCAGCTCTCCCTCGCCATCGGCAAGGAGGGCCAGAACGCCCGGCTGGCGGCCCGGCTGACCGGCTGGCGCATCGACATCCGCTCCGACGCCGAGGTGGTCGCGCCGTCCGGTCAGGTATCCGGTTCGGCAGAGTGAGTCCGAGGGGATAGAATCTTTGGTGGTTCGTCGTCAAGAACCGGCACCCCTGTCCACCGGAGCCGTGATCAGCGGCCCGATTCGGACGTGCGTGGGGTGCCGCGCCAGGGCGTCGGACTCCGAACTGCTGCGCGCGGTGGTCAGGGACGAGGCCGTGGTCCCGGACCCGAGGCGCAGGCTGTCGGGCCGGGGCGCGTGGCTGCATCCCGATCCGGCGTGCCTCCGCGCCGCCGAGCGACGTCGGGCGTTCCCGAGGGCCCTGCGGGTCCAGGGGCCGCTCGATCTCACGGCTCTGACCGCTCACCTCGAGACGGTCGAAGCCGGGCAGTGACGCCGCGGGAACCCCCCGCGGTGGATGAGCAGAGGAAGCAGGTCGACCCGTCATGAGTCAGCCGTGAAGCTGAAGACATGATCGCGCGACGATAGGACGAGGTCGAGCGGGACTTTGCCGCCCGGCCTCCCTAGACGAGGAGAGCAGTGGCAGGCAAGGCCCGAGTGCACGAGCTCGCGAAGGAGCTCGGCGTCACGAGCAAGGAAGTGCTCAACAAGCTCGCCGAACAGGGTGAGTACGTCAAGTCCGCGTCCTCCACGGTGGAGGCCCCCGTGGCCCGCCGGTTGCGGGACGCCTACGTCAAGGGCGACACCAAGTCCAAGGGCGGCGCGCCGAAGCCCGGCCCGCGCCCGGGCCCGCCGCCCGCCAAGCCCGCGGCTCCCGCCGCGGGTGAGTCCGCGCCGCAGGGCGCGCCCACTCCCAAGCCGTCCACCCCTGGCCAGCGGGCGCCCATGCCCGGCCCGCGTCCGGGGCCGCGCCCCGGCCCGCGCCCGGCCCAGGAGACCCCGGCCGCCGCCTCGGCGGCCCCGGCGGCGCCGGCCCCGGCCGCGCCGCAGAGCCAGACTCCGAGGCCGGACACCCAGCCGCAGCTGTCCAGCCCGGCCCCCGCGCCGGCGCCCCAGCAGCGGCCGCAGCAGCAGCCGTCGCAGCAGGCCCCGGCCGCCGCGTCGGCCGGCCAGCAGGCGCCGTCCCGGCCCGCGCCGAACGCTGGCGCCCGCCCCGGCCCGCGGCCCGGTCCCCGGCAGCCGCAGCAGCAGGACGGCGGCTCCACGGTGCCGCCGCGCCAGCAGGGCCCCAAGCCCGGCCCGCGTGCGCCGCGGCCCGGCAACAACCCCTTCGGCGTGGGCTCCAACGCGCCCGCGCCGCGTCCGTCCGCGCCTCGTCCGGGCCCGCCGTCCGGCGGCGACCGGCCGCGTCCCGGTGACAGCCGGCCCGACCGCGCTCCGCGCGGCGACCGTCCGTCCGGCGACCGCGGGGATCGCGGTCCCCGCCCGACTCCGGGCAACATGCCGCCTCGGCCCAATCC includes these proteins:
- the nusA gene encoding transcription termination factor NusA; amino-acid sequence: MNVDIAALRTIERDKDIPFETVIEAIETALLTAYKHTEGHRPHARVDIDRKTGLVRVLAQDIGPDGVVNEEWDDTPEGFGRIAATTARQVILQRLRDAEHERTFGEFAAKEGEIIAGVVQRDARANSRGMVVVQVGDTEGVLPPAEQVPGERYEHGERIKCYVVGVSRGARGPQITLSRTHPNLVRRLFALEVPEIADGTVEIPAVAREAGHRSKIAVRSTVAGVNAKGACIGPMGARVRNVMSELAGEKIDIIDFSEDSATFVGNALSPAKVVSVRVLDERAKTARVVVPDFQLSLAIGKEGQNARLAARLTGWRIDIRSDAEVVAPSGQVSGSAE
- a CDS encoding YlxR family protein; translated protein: MVRDEAVVPDPRRRLSGRGAWLHPDPACLRAAERRRAFPRALRVQGPLDLTALTAHLETVEAGQ